The following nucleotide sequence is from Saccharothrix texasensis.
CGCTGCTGCGGGCCAAGGCGACGCCGAACGGGATGTCGGGCTACCTGGTGGGCAAGCTCGTGTCCGTGGCCGGCGGGCTCGTCGTGGACCTGTCGATCTTCCTGGTGCCGGGCGCGTTCCTGGTCTCCGGCCTGGTCACCGGCAGCGTCGAGGCGTGGCTGACGGTGGCCTGGGTGCTGGCGCTCGGCCTGCTCGCCGCCCTGCCCCTGGGCGCGGTGCTCGGCTCGGTGTTCTCCAGCGCCCGCGCGCAGGGCCTGTTGATCCTGCCGATCCTCGCCGTGATCGCGATCTCCGGCGTTTTCTACCCGGTCACGGCGCTGCCGGTCTGGGTGCAGTGGGTGGCGCAGGTGTTCCCGGTGTACTGGCTGGGGCTCGGCATGCGCTCGGCCCTCCTGCCCGATGCCGCCGCGGCCGTGGAGATCGGCCAGTCCTGGCGGCACCTGGAAACCGTCGGCGTGCTGACCGCGTGGGCGGTCGTCGGCCTGGTCCTGGCTCCGGCGGTGCTGCGCCGGATGGCCCGCCGGGAGTCCGGGTCGAGCGTGGCCGAACGCCGGGAGAGGTCACTGCGACGGGTCGGGTAGGCCGACGATCCCGCCGGCGCGACGACTGCGCGGTCCCGCCGATCCGGGAATCGGTGAAGGCGGGAGTGACCAGCGCCGGCGGTTCGGCAGCCCGCACCGTCGCGGCGGGAGCACGGCGGGCCGGGTGCGGCCGACCGGCCGCGACCCGGCCCGCGCAGTGGGGCCTCGACCGGGTCGGACGGGGGTCGGCCGGATGCGGACGGACGGTCGCGCGGGGTCGGACGCGCCTGCCCGACCTGCGTCGACGGGGTGGCCGGGCGGCCACGTCCACCGTTATTCGACGGGCGCCGGAATGTGCTGCGGTCGCGCACGACCGCGCTTTTCACAGCCGAAGCGGAACCGCAGCGCCGAATGCGAAACACTTGTCGGTCGGAATCGGTGAACTTTAGCTTCGTCGTTCCCGAGAAGGAGGTGTGCATGAACGAGTTCGACTTGACCTTCGACGCCGAGGACCTGGTGCTCGACGACCTCGCCGTCACCACGATGCGCGACACCGTCGCGCTGCCCGAGAGCGGCGCGTCGATCGGCGCCTCGTGCGGCAGCTCGTGCTGCTGCCAGCCGCAGCTGCCCCAACCGACCTTCTGAGACCGGCGTCCCAGCCGATTACCAGGAGGTTCACCGCAGCTCGTCGACGCCGGGGACGCCCACAGGGGCGTCCCCGGCCCGGTGCCACCCGGCGGCCGGGTGGTCGAACCGATCGTGGACACCCGCTGGAGGCCTCGTGACCGATGTCGTCTGCTACTACCACGACCCGGTGAAGGCGTCCCTGCTCCGCGACGCGGTCCTGCCCGCGCTCGCCGAGGCCGAGGCCGCCGGCGCGCGCGGCCACGTGGAGCGGCACTGGCTGCACGGCCCGCACCTGCGGGTGCGCCTGGACCGGGAGGCCGACCTGGTCGCCGAGCGGCTGCGCGAGCACCTGGCGGCGCACCCGTCCACGGCGGGGACGCCGCACGACGAGCTGCTGGACCGGTCGCACCGCTACGGCGTGGCCGAGCTGGTCCCGCCGCCGTACGAGCCGATCCACCCGGACAACACCGTGGTGGTCGAGCCGACCGACCACAGCGGCATCCGCGAGCTGCTCGGCTCGGACGTCCTGGTGGACCTGCGGACCCGCGTGCTGCGCCTGGGCGTGCCCGCCCTGCGGGACGTGGTGGCCGCCGACGACACCAGGTCCACCACGCGCGTGCGGGCCGCGCTGGTCGCGATGGCCGCGCACGCGAGCCGCTACTCCGGCGGCCTGGAGCACGGCTACCACTCGTTCCAGTCCCACCTGGAGGACTTCCTGCTGCACAGCGACCCGGACGGCCGCCTGCGGTCCCGGTTCGACCGGGTGTGGGCGGACAACGCGCCGGGCGTCACCGAGACCGTCCTGGCCGTCGCCGAGGGCCGCCTGACCACGCCGTGGGCGGCCTGGACGGTCACCGCCCGCGAGCTGATCGAGGTCGTGTACGACCGCGGCGACCTGCCCAGCGGCTACAGCTCCCGCCACGGCGAGCGGGCGTTGGCGCTGGGGGAGCCGGGCGCCATCCGGCGCTGGCACCCCGACCACCGCGAGCACCACAGCGAGTACCACCGGCAGTTGCGGGCGGTGGACCTGGAGCACCCGCTGTACCGGCGGCCGTTCACCGTCTACCGGTTCGGCACGAACATGCTCTACCAGCTGCTCTCGGTGTGCGACGTGACACCGGTCGAGCGCTACCTGGCGGCGAGCCTGGTGGCGCGGGCCGCGCAGCGGATCAGCGGCGTCGGCTGGTCCGAGCACATCGCGCGGATGGCGGAGGCGACCCGGTGAACGACTCCGCGGCCGCCGCCGCGGACCGGGTGCTGGTGCGACTGCGCCCGATCGCGCAGGTCACGCCGACCGCCACCGGCCTGCACGCGCGGGGTTGGCGGTCCGGGTTCACGTTGCGCGGCGGCAAGGGTCTCTGGGCGATCTGGCAGCGGTTGGCGGGTCCGCTGGCCGACGGGGTGCCGCCGGCGCGGTTGGCGGCGCCCGACGACGCACCGCCGGTCGTGGCCAAGGCGCTGGAGCTGATCATCGGCCAACTGCGCGAGCACGACCTGCTGGTCGAGGTGCCCGCGGCCTGGGCCGCCGCACCGGGCGACACCGGCGGCCCGGACCCCGGACCGCCGCCGCACGTCGCGAGTTGGCTGGAGTCCGTCGCACCCGTGCCGCTGCGGGCGTGGCGGCGGATGCGCTCCACTCCCGTCGCCGTGGTCGGCGGCGGCGCGCCGGCCGCCGCCGCGCGGCGGACGTTGCTGGCCACCGGGTTGGAACCCGAGCTCCGGCCGGGCGACGGACCGCTGCTGCTGCTCGCCGGCGGGCACGCGGTCGCCGCCGGGTGCGCCGCGGACGTGGGCTTCGTGGTGCGGCCCGGACCGGCCGCCGACGTGCTCGCCGACGCCGCCGCCGTGGCCGCGCGGCTGGGTGGCGAGCCCGGCCCGCCGCCGGAGGTGCTGGCCGCGCTGGTCGGGTCGGCCGCCGCGCACCGGCTGGTGTGCGCGGTCGGTGGGCTGCCGGACCCGTCCACCGAGGCGGTGAACCTCTGGCACGACTCGCCGCCGCCCGACCCGCCGCACCAGCCGGTGCTGGTCGCGCGGCTGGACCCGTTGCGCGCCGAGTACCACCCGTGGTTGTCGGAGGTGCGACCCGGCGAGCCGGACGGCACGCTGGTGCGGGTCCTGGGCGACCCCGAACTGGGACCCGTGCCCGCACCCGGTCCGGGATCGCTGCCGCAGTCGCCGGTGGCGCTCGCGGCGTCCGGCGACGTGGTCGGGTTCGGCACGACCGACCGCGCCGCCCGGCTCGACGCGGTGATCCGCGCGGCGCACCGGCTCGCCCCCGACGGCGCCGTGCTCGGCGCGGACCGGCGGCACGCCGACGGCCTGGCCCTGCGCACGGCCGCCCGCCGCCTGGCCGGGACGCCGGTGGCCGAGGACGAGTGGCTGACCGACCCCACCGCGCGACGCTGGTGGAAGGCCGTGGTGCTGCGCTTCGCGCTGCCCGCCGCCGTCGAGGTGACCCGCCTGGCCGAGCGGGTGGTGCGCGCCCGCGTCCACGCCGGCGGGCACGAGCTGTCGTGGGCGGTCGAGGCGTCGGCGGCCGACGCGGTGGCGTTCGCCGCGATGGCCGCCGCCGGCCGTGCCCAGGCCGGTCTGTCCGACACCGTCGTGCTGTCCGGCGCGATGCCGGTGCACGTGCCCGACGGCGTCGACGCGTCGCGGCCCGACCGCGACCGGCACTGGCCGCTGGGCGTGCGCGACGCCGAGGAAGGGTTGCAGGACGACCTGCGGCGGCTGCTGGGCGTGGCCGAGGTGGAGCCGGTGGGCCTGGGGCCGGTGCTCGACGCCGCCGGCGTGGTGGGTCGCGCGGTGCCGGAGGTCGGCCGGTGAAGGTGCTGGAGCTGACCGGTTACGCGCTCGGCGACCTGGCGCGGATCAGCGCCGCGCCCACCGGCTCGCCGGTGCTGCCGATCCGCCACGACGGCGGCCTGGTGCTGGTCGGCCCGGTGTTCGGCGGGGACGGCGCGGGCGTGTGCCTGAGTTGCGCCGAGGACGCGCGGTTGGCCGCGCAGAGCACGGCGACGCCCCGCCGTGACGAGCGGATGCGGGTGGGCGGCCTGGGTTCCCCGGTGCTGCGCCCGTTGCTGGCCGCGCTGACCGAACGGGTGCGGGCCGACCCCGACGCGCACCGGGACACGGTCCTGGCGGTGCGCGCCGACCTGGCGACCGTCACCGAGCACCGGGTGCGCACCCGGCCGGACGGCTGCGCGGTGTGCGGGCCGCTGCCCGAGGACTCAC
It contains:
- a CDS encoding ABC transporter permease translates to MNPTTTALRAGGQRGLIELRQSLTNGADLWDHAFWPVLMLVVTFFLRDVSFEGTGFSVGALALPGILGMNAAMAMVTMSQLLTADREDGTLLRAKATPNGMSGYLVGKLVSVAGGLVVDLSIFLVPGAFLVSGLVTGSVEAWLTVAWVLALGLLAALPLGAVLGSVFSSARAQGLLILPILAVIAISGVFYPVTALPVWVQWVAQVFPVYWLGLGMRSALLPDAAAAVEIGQSWRHLETVGVLTAWAVVGLVLAPAVLRRMARRESGSSVAERRERSLRRVG
- a CDS encoding thiazolylpeptide-type bacteriocin; the protein is MNEFDLTFDAEDLVLDDLAVTTMRDTVALPESGASIGASCGSSCCCQPQLPQPTF
- a CDS encoding lantibiotic dehydratase C-terminal domain-containing protein, with translation MTDVVCYYHDPVKASLLRDAVLPALAEAEAAGARGHVERHWLHGPHLRVRLDREADLVAERLREHLAAHPSTAGTPHDELLDRSHRYGVAELVPPPYEPIHPDNTVVVEPTDHSGIRELLGSDVLVDLRTRVLRLGVPALRDVVAADDTRSTTRVRAALVAMAAHASRYSGGLEHGYHSFQSHLEDFLLHSDPDGRLRSRFDRVWADNAPGVTETVLAVAEGRLTTPWAAWTVTARELIEVVYDRGDLPSGYSSRHGERALALGEPGAIRRWHPDHREHHSEYHRQLRAVDLEHPLYRRPFTVYRFGTNMLYQLLSVCDVTPVERYLAASLVARAAQRISGVGWSEHIARMAEATR